The Lolium rigidum isolate FL_2022 chromosome 1, APGP_CSIRO_Lrig_0.1, whole genome shotgun sequence region GATCTTTTGCGGAAGCAGCGGAATCATGATTAGTTCGCTTGATTGAGACAAATCACAAATAATATTATTTTTAGAGTGATGCTTTGTCATTTTGAGAGTTCAAAAGATTATGGATCTATGATATGTACTGAATATTCTTTGTTATTGAAATATGATGGTTTTTTAGGTTGCAATATACTGTTTTGATAATTTTTGTGTGTGAATAAGGGCCCTTTCTGTCATTTTGCACCTGGGCCCCAAAAATGTATGGGCCGGCCCTGCACCCCAGCGCCGCCGAATGCTCCCTATCCGCCGCCCGCAGCGCACCCTCCCCGTCCCTTGGCCGCCTCCTCTGGGACGGTCCTTGCCACCATGGCCGAGCATCCCAGGAGTATTAGCCCATCACCTCTTCACGCTTCATGTGGCCCGCGCCAAGCCCTGGTACTGGTACCACCCCGGCCCGGAGGTCTACACcaccttcatctcttcctcccttcCCTTTGTCCTCGCCACTGCCTTGGATGCGCTTGCAGAGGCGTTCCTTGAGGAGAAGGGGGCGCACTCGGCAGGGGCGGAGCTACCTGAGGGGCCATGGGAGGGGTAGGACATGTACAAGCTCCAAATGAGGCTTCTTTTACAGTACCTTTTGCCACTCCTGGGAAGGAGAGAGGTATGATTTGCCAACGGTCAGGATTAAGTGATTTAAATTAGGCCCGGTAGCCCAACAAAACGTAGATAACGAAAAAAATAGTATTCAACCAGCCCAATAATTAGAGAGAATTCTCCAAGCCCAAgccgaaaactctagaaaaaggccgacctctgAGAAGGGAAGAGACTTTCTCCGCGCGCGACACGTGGTTGAACGTGGGGCGCGGAATTTGCCGGTGGACTTCCTCCGCGCTCGACACGTGTTGCTTTCTGGTGATTTTGCGAACCGTCCACTTCTCGTAACGGGTCCGCTTCTCACTTAACGGGTTTACGGGGACCCGTTTCGCGTCCGCCTTTATCTCCGTTTTTTCCCTTATTCTTCTTCCGTCGTCCGGGCTGGTCGTGGGTTCCGGTTCCTTCGGCTGGTCGTCTCGTCGGCGGCGCTGCTATTTTCCCTTCTCCACCGTTGCCGTCGAGAACCTCTCGCAACTCATCGTCGGCGGACGTTTTTCCGCTCCGGTGGTAAGCGCCGTCGCGTCTTTCCGCTCGCTAAGGGTTTCTAAGATCTTGGTTTTTCCCTTTGATTCGATTAGATCGAATCGGTattttccctttgtatttccgggctgtgagttttctggggaattaatgggagggaggtagcactttcaaatgGAAAATATGCGGAAGGCGGATGCAGATGCATTTTCTCTCAGTAAAGTCGTTCTTTTTCATCGATTTCTTCCGCCTCTTCTTGGTTATACACTTTCTGAGTAACACCAGTTAGGGTTTGCCTTTGTCGGAGTAGCCGTATAATTCCACATTTCGTGGTTACATGCATCTGGATGAGCTGCTGAGTTTCACTATTTAGGGTTTCTTGGTCTTTTTTCTTGTCGATTTACCCGCTCTGGATGAGCCGCTGAGTTTCCCGTGTCGTGTTGACATGCGGATTCGACAACTCGGTGGTTCTTGTGGTTTCTATCTCGTgtattttgttgtacctgtttggtctagttttatcacacatcgtacctgaactatttctagggtttgtccAAGTGGTTGTTCATAAGATAGTTTTGTACTTCTGTCCACCCGTTTCGTCCGGTACTTGCTTGTCCTTTGTGTCTTGTACTTGTTCGTGTTTGACCTTGGTACTCGTGTGACAATTTGTTCCGTACTTGCGTAGCTTAGTCTAtcgtacttgtgcacgtatatctcttgtacttgtgcacgtatatctcttgtacttgtgcacgtatatctgttgtacttgtgcacctatatctcttgtacttgtgcacgtatatctcttgtacttgtgcacctatatctcttgtacttgtgtacctatatctcttgtacttgtgcacctatgtctcttgtacttgtgcatctatatctcttgtacttgtgcacctatttgttgtagagtttagcggcagcaaaggtgCTCGTTCTGTTACACGTCTTCGCCGAGTGCATGCGTGTAAATTATGTTGCTTTCTTTTGGTTTCCTTGTTTGGTTGTCGATGTATTTGCGCCAAAGGCGCGTATCGTTTTAGACGTGTAGTGAAGATATGCAATTGCGACGACAAAGGTGGTTTCGTTGTAATCTTTTTTTGTTGTCCTGTTTTTTCTAGTTTCGAAAGTGATAAGCTGCACACATTGTACCTGAACTAATTTTAGTGTTCTCCAGTGCTTGTTCAGGTTGGAAAAGATGGCAGATCCAGGTTTTCACTCTCGTTCTGGTATTCCTGACCATCTTCGTGAAGCAGTCGATCGTCACATCTCAGATATGTTTCCTGGTGAAATGCATAATGATGTAAGGTTTTTTATTATGTTTTTTGATTTTTAATTATTGTGTTATTGTAAATTGCATTCTTAATTGTGTTTTTTATTTACAGTTACGTTCTAAGCTGAAAGAAATGTGGAAGACTATCTTCATTTCGTCGATGATAAGAACGGGACGTGGTCTTGCTGATCAGATGCGTGATATGGTTTCTCTTTTGTCaattgagttgaagaagcagccATGTGCTTGCAAGAGAAAGGAGCCTGAAACTGAAAATATTGTTGGAGGTAGTTCTGTGGCACAGAAGGGTGATGGCAATGCAGACAGTGATTCTGATTATTGTCTTGAGGATTGTTGTCTTGAGCGTTCGGGGCCATGTACATGCAAGGGAAAGGAGCCTGAAACTGCaaatgttgttggaggtagttcTGTGGCTCAGGAGTATGATTCCTATGCAGACGGCGATTCGATGATTGTCTTGAGCTTAAGGAGCTATCCGGGGAAGAGGAAGTCCCCAGTAATCGCTTtgcatagaatgttgtttgctgatgtacTTGAGGCTCCTAGGAATTACATTGAAGGGTAACCATTGTAATTCAATTTTCCATCtatttttcatctatttttgtatATACGGATGTTTATTCTTGTTGTTTTTAACAATTGCAGTTCCGAGAAAATACTTGAAGTTGGTGGTAAGTCTGTTAGCTGGCATAGTTTCTACCTTGCTATGAAGGGTGGTGGTTTCATGGATCCTTCTGTTATGGATGTTTTTCTTAAGTGCGTTGATGATGGTCTTGATTTCTTATTTATTCCGAGCTCTTTGGCGGTACGTCATGTGTatatgttttagatttatttattttttaactaaatgtttttagcatttagttttttaaacatcttcttgttgttttttCCAAGCATATTCTTGATGTGGATGAGGCTGACCCTATTCATCTTGCTGCAAGCTTTGCTGAACATGATCTGAAGTACTATAGTCTGGATAGGGAAGAGGCATGTTTGTCATGTTTTGTTTGGCGCTTATATTTTTTCTACTACAAGTATCGTGGATGCTTTCTTATTTCTCGTGTGATTGTTTAATTTCAAACAGGTCTACATTACTTGTTGCGATTATAGCCATTGGTGGGTTATCTTTGTCGACTTCCATTTCAGGAAATTTAGAGTGTCTAGCTCGTTGGAGTTGACTGAAGCTCAGATGGCTTCTACTCAAAGAATTGTATGGTTTTCGTTGTAATCTAGctaattaaataattatttacacatgacaacaataacttttattttttattctttCAGGTCAAATCATTTAAGAAACTTTACAGTTATCTTCATGGTGTCGAGAGATTAAATATCTCATCGTTCAAGATAAAAGTTTGCGGTACCCCTTCTTGTTCAGAGTAATCATCCTTTCTTAATGTgaactatgattttttttttttttactgtgtTTGGATTTAATTGTTTCTTTATTTTTGACCATTAGGACAAGCGCGAGGCGTGACTGTGGTATCTATGCAATGAGGTTTATTTGGATATTCAAGGCTAATTTTTACCCAGATGTATTCAAGGTAAGTAATGTGTTGTGTACATAGTTTTATTCAATAGTATTTAAGGCAGTTTTTTTAGTACTTGTTCGCTGTATAAATAGTACATGTCAATGGTTGTTTTTAGTACTTGTGCATCTTTTTGTTTAGTCGTTGTGTACTTTTTCGTTTGGAGCTTGTGTATTCTTGTTGGAGATCATTAACCATTGTGTTGTTTCGTGTTTTTCCGGCTGACATCGAAAGTTTTCGACAGTTCTTCGCCGGAATGATGCTCACTTATGATTCTCCTGATTATCTGGCAAGTTTCGTTCGCGAATAGATTGAAGAATTCGAAAGTAAGAACTTTTTTACAATGGTTATCCTTTTTTCGTCCAAATGAAGTCAATGAAGTGAACTTGATTGTACAAAATAAGGAAATGAAGTACATAATAACATTACATATTCATTCCATTGTCTGTATCATATATTCTAAATATTCATGTGGCTTCCTCCTTGAGTGGTTCCTACTTTTGTTGCTCTCCTTTTGATATCCTTTGTTCATCGTCGACGTCTGCAAATAAATATATGTTAAATTTATGTTAATTTGTAGGAAAAAGCAGATTATTTGCATCAGTAGGTTTTCATCACTGACAAAGAAACTTCATGGGCACACTTACCTTGTTAATGTGTTTTTTGTACCAAATACTAGATATTCCATGTCGCATCTTATTCTTCCGTTGTGGTAGTACATACCGTAAGTGTTTCCTGGTTGTGTTGTTCTCTCTCGTTGTGTTACTATCGTTATTTGTGTGTCCGTTGCTTGATTGATTCTCGTGATGTATTGCTTGTATATCTTTCCCGTGATGTCGCTGTTTCTGCTGCTCGCCGCTCGCTTGTGCTGCTGCCTCGTGCCGCCTCGTCGCTGCAATTTTTGCTTTCAGCTCTCCACATCCTGTTTTGTTGTGACCTGATTTCTTGCGTATCCGCATTTTATTTGTCTAGTTTTCTCGTCTTTTTCCGAACCTCGGCATCATTCTCGTCCCCTCTTTTTGTTCCTCTTCCGTCGGACATTGGTGGGTCACGCAATGTTTCGttgctacctgtttcttcgtcgtGAAGTTTTTTAGCTCCTTCATCTTCTCTTATTGCTGCCAAGCACTTTTGTTTCCATATCACGCATACACCGAATCATGACATTGTATGCTTTGTCATTTGGGCACGCTTTGTTGCAAAGTTCTGCCATATGGCTCATCACACCGGCAAACTTTAGTGTTTCGTCTCCGCAAGAAGCATCTCGCGACATTTCCTAATGTTGCGAGTTCCATGTCTATGTCTTTTCTCCATCTTTTAATCACAAAACTCTCTGGCAAATCATTGATCTCCATGTGAACCATTGCTTTTATTACATGGCAGCAATGTATACCATCCCTCTGCATCTTTTTGCAGGAACAcatgaagtttttttttcatCGTCAAATGTGACGTCAAACAACTCCCTTTTTGAATTCCATGTGGTTGTAGAATTTCACTATTCTTTTCAGCCGTAGGTGGCGACCAGGTTCAAGTGATCCATCTACCTTGAATGCCGTGTTGTTTGTGATCTCAAtctcggaacttctcgaatatgtcatTTGTGAATTGTTCAAGAGCTTGCTTCTCAAACGGATGTCTTGTTACTAATTTTGTCTGTTTTCAGTGTTGATGTGAGCTTCTTCTTGTCCAGGGCGGATAAGCACTTGTCTTGTATGACCTCATATTGTTCAAGGAACATTGTTATCGTGTCCGTGTGCTGGCTATAGCATTTCCACATGTTATTTGTGCTCTCGCTCCTTCCTCGTGCTTGATGAGAATGGGTAAAATTTATCCATGAAGTATGCCGGTACCCACCCGTGTCTTATCCCGAATAACTTGCTTAGGTGTTCTTCTCCGCTTGCATTGTAATCCTCTATCACTTTATTCCATCCCATTTCGAACTCAGTTGGTGTGAATGCGTTCTTTGCAATGTACATTAGCATTTCCGACGACTCCTGTGTttttgcaaagaaggtgctctcttcTCGGCTCATCTTGGTCACGATGTGGTAGTAGCAGTTCCTCGTGTGTTGTGGACTTTAGAACTgtttttattgctttcttcattgcCTTGTCCCGGTCTCGTTATTattgtctttggttcttttccacCCATGGCCTCGAACAAATGTTTCCAAGCACTCCATATAAATGTATCTCGTTGTTTGATCCTTTAGCGCAGCAACGGCAAAACAAGCATCGTGGAGCCGTGATTGTTCACCCCAACTATAGGAACAAATGGTAAGCCATACTTATTTGTGCTGAAAGTTGTGTCGAAAGATACGTAGTCACCGAACAGCTTGTAGTTCATTACGCACATTGCGTCCATCCAAAACAGGCTCCGAACTCTTTTTTCGCTGTCTATTTCCATGGCATGATAGAAGCCGTGCATCGTTTTCTCGGAGTGTCTTGAAGCGTGCCTGTGCACTTCTGGATGTCATGGTCCTTCTCTATTTGTTGTTGTTTACTCTTTATGTTGCTTAGATCAACAGCATCGAAGGGTATTCCACGGAATTTCCCTCTGATCGACCAGATTAACATCATCTT contains the following coding sequences:
- the LOC124661930 gene encoding uncharacterized protein LOC124661930, which gives rise to MADPGFHSRSGIPDHLREAVDRHISDMFPGEMHNDLRSKLKEMWKTIFISSMIRTGRGLADQMRDMVSLLSIELKKQPCACKRKEPETENIVGGSSVAQKGDGNADSDSDYCLEDCCLERSGPCTCKGKEPETANVVGGSSVAQEYDSYADGDSMIVLSLRSYPGKRKSPVIALHRMLFADVLEAPRNYIEG